The Oryzias latipes chromosome 16, ASM223467v1 genome includes a region encoding these proteins:
- the LOC101172681 gene encoding FK506-binding protein 4, giving the protein MKVQFVIPMTLMVSVALVGVMRMRRKDHEKDDKRVRFQDIKLKVTNDVLTDYQNEMAEKQHTKEKIEGEQKTLEEQVVILQTKLDSTKGSANECQGNQKSSQDQLAVTETDMNKLKDEAEKETGVWKSEIAALQQQLAGPSAVCNFLKEAPEAARNMCPNKEAPKQEAPKQEEAPKKEEAPKQEEAPKQEEAPKKEETPKKEEAPKQEAKAEVPEPKKEARR; this is encoded by the exons ATGAAGGTGCAGTTTGTGATTCCCATGACCCTCATGGTGTCGGTTGCTTTGGTGGGGGTGATGAGAATGCGGAGGAAAGACCACGAGAAGGACGACAAGCGTGTCAGGTTTCAGGACATCAAGTTGAAGGTAACCAACGACGTGCTGACGGATTACCAGAATGAGATGGCGGAAAAGCAGCACACGAAGGAGAAGATCGAGGGCGAGCAGAAGACCCTGGAGGAACAGGTGGTCATCCTCCAGACCAAACTGGACTCCACAAAGGGATCCGCCAATGAGTGCCAGGGCAATCAG AAATCTTCTCAAGATCAGCTGGCAGTAACAGAAACTGATATGAATAAGCTTAAAG ATGAAGCCGAGAAAGAAACGGGGGTCTGGAAGTCAGAAATTGCTGCATTGCAGCAGCAGCTTGCAGGACCAAGCGCTGTTTGCAACTTTTTGAAAGAAGCGCCAGAGGCAGCGAG aaatATGTGCCCTAATAAAGAAGCCCCCAAGCAAGAGGCCCCTAAACAAGAGGAGGCCCCCAAAAAAGAAGAGGCCCCTAAACAAGAGGAGGCCCCTAAACAAGAAGAGGCCCCCAAAAAAGAGGAAACCCCTAAAAAAGAGGAGGCTCCCAAACAAGAAGCAAAAGCAGAGGTCCCAGAGCCAAAGAAAGAGGCCAGAAGATGA